The following nucleotide sequence is from Phycisphaera sp..
GAGGGCGATGGCCGGCTTGGCCGAGCGATAGGTGTTCGGCGGCGGCACGATGGGGGCCCGGGCGTCCAGCGGCTGGCCGGTAGCCAGCTCCAAGCGTTCGATGGGGCCCCAGTCGTACGTCGCGTGGGCGACCTTCTTGCCGCCCACGAACAGCCACAGGGCCTGGTCGGCGTGCCAGAACTCGACGTCGGTGACCTCGCCAGCGGGCGGCTGGTCGATGCCGGCCTCGGCCATCGTGGTCCAGCGATCCGTGTCGTCGGTCTCGATGGGCCGCGTCTCGATGCGGGCTGTGCCGCCCGAGATGATGGCTCGGAAGGCGTGGGATCGGGTGTCGATGCGGACCGCCAGCCGTTCGAGGCTCTGGCCCACCGGCTCGACGCCCATGCGCACGCGGACGTCGCCCACGCCGAACGTGGCGGGCTGGTATGGCGTCAGCCGCTCGCCGCTTCGACGGTACCGCTCGTTGTAGGGGTAGTAGTCGACGATGGGCCACGCCTGGGTGTCCCATTCCAGCCGGGTGAGGCCCGGCAGGGTGTGCTCGGGGGTCGTGCCGTCGAGGTTCTCCCAGCCGTTGAACGCCTGGCCCGAGGTCGAGACGGCTTTCCAGGGCGGGCTGTACCAGTTGTACCCGTCGCGGATGGGGTCGACCGGGGCCCGGGCCGTGTCGTGCACGGGCATCCACACGGCCCGCTGGGCCTCCTCGGGCTTGCGGGCGATGGCCCAGCCGTCCATCGCCCAGGTGCCGCCGGGCTGGTCGAGGTCGGCTTCGGATGGGTTGGCATCACCTTCTGGGAGCGGCCGGGTGAAGACGTCGCCATCCACGACGGCCCACTGCTCGCCGGGCAGGCCAGTCAGCCGCTTGATGTAGTTCACGGTGGGATCGGTCGGGTTCTTGAACACCACCACGTCGAAGCGCTCGGGCTCGAAGATGATCGGCAGGTACTTGAGCACCAGGATGCGGTCGCCCGCGCGGAGCCGCTCGACCTCGGTGTCGATCTGGTACGCCGGGCTGCGCGCCGCGGCGACGCCGCTCTCGATCAGGGCCGGAGGGTTGCTGGCGGTCATCGGGTCGTGCACGGTGTAGCGGCTCTCGGCCCGCGTGCCATCGGTCCAGGGGCCCACCTGCCAGCGGGCCCCGGTCTGGTCGCTGACGACCTCGACGTGCTGGCCGAGGAGGGTGGGGGCCATCGAGCCGGTGGGGATGACGAAGGCCTCGATGACGAAGGCCCGGAACACGAACGCCATCGCGAAGGCGATGATGATGGAGCTGAAGGTCTCGCGGATGGAGAAGCGGCTTGAGTCCCGCCCCTGGGCGGGAGATTGGGTAGAGCCGGATGCGGGTTTGGCGGGGGTGTCGGCCATGGGCGGAGGGTAGGGGGCGGTGGCCACGGGCGGCTGCGGGTATTCGTGAGGGTGCTTCGCAGGCGTTCTTGGCGCTTGGCCGCTCGGCGGAGCCGAAGACGGCTGCGCCAGCGCTCGCCCAACGGGGGTGTTCTTGGGCGGTCGCTGCGCTCCCTTGCGGGCTACCGCCCGGGCCGCAGAAGCGGCCGCGCCGGGGCATGCGCCCTGCGCCCGAAGACGGGCTGGTGCGGATGCCCCGTCGCCCGGATGCCTTGTGTGTGATGGCGCGTTGGGCTCTTCACGCCGGAGCATCCGCCGAGCGAGTCTTCGAGCGAAAGCGCATGCGGGAGGCGCGGCCGCTTCTGCGGCCCGGCCGTCAGGCCGCAAGCGAACGAAGTGAGCGCCCTAGAGCAACCCAACAGAACGCAGCTCTGGCGCAGCCGTCTTCGGCTCCGCCAGAGCGTCGAGCGTGCAAGAACGGCCGAAAGCACGGCGTCGAGCGTACAAGAACGCTCGATAGCACGCCGTCGGACTTCCAAGAACCCCCGAGCACACCACAAAAAAGCGAGGGCCCCCGGCTCCACCGGACACCCCCGCCAGAACGCATCAATGCAAGGTGCCCTACGCCGCGTCGCTGGCCGTCCCTTGCGAGATCGCCAGTTGGTTCCCCTGCGTGCCCAGGCTGATGACCACGGTCGACGTCCAGCCGCTCACGCGGGTGTCGGTACCGGCCTTGCCCACGCCCGCCGAGGGCCGCTTGGCCCGCACGCGGTAGCCGGCCTGGGGCGTGCCGGCGGCCACGCCGGTGTCCGACACCATGCGCGTGGCCACCGTGTCGACGGCGACCCAGGTCACGCCGCTGTCGAGCGTGCGCTGGACCTCGTAGTAGGTCCCTAGCGCCAGGCTGCCCTCCCAGCGCACCTCGATGGCCCCCTGATTGCCCAGTTGCAGCGTCACATCGGTGGGCACCTGCGGGTCGGGGCTGGGCGTGGGGCTCGCGGGCGGCTCCAGGCCGGCGGCGGCGTACACGCCCGGGTCGCTCTCGGCCCGGGCGTAGGCCCGGATGGTCGCGATGAGGTTGGACGCGAAGCCGCGCATCTCGGTGATGGCCTCGTCGCGGGTGGTCAACGCGTTCTCGGCGGCCAGCAAGGCGGCCTGCTGGCTGGAATACGCATCACGTGCGGCCTGGGTAAGAACACTCGCGGCCGCGACTTGTTCAACAGACAAACCCACGGCGGTGGGGTCGGCTTCCCACAGGGGGATGCGCTCTTCGAGGTACTCGATGGGGGCGACGACGGGCGATTGCGGGATAGCCATTGGCGGCTCCGTTTCTTCTGTGGGTCCGCCCGCGTGGCCGCGTCCATGCGGCCGGGGTTCGTCCATGGACGGGCGCACCGATCTTGCTCTGGAAACGAATGTCGTCGCGGTGGCGGGGCGACTCCAGTCCGATTTGGCGGTCTTTGGAATTTTTTCTCCTGGGGCTTTCGATGGCCGTGGGCGCTCGGGTTGTGTCGATCGAGCGTTCTTGGCCTTCCGCCGCTCGGCGGAGCCGAAGACGGCTGCGCCAGCGCTCGCGTCTGTTTGTTTGTTTGGAACGCTCGCGTTGCTCGCTTGCGGCCTAAGGGCCGGGCGGCAGAAGCGGCCGCGCCTCTCGCATGCGCTTTCGCTCGAAGACTCGCTCGGCGGATGCTTCGGCGTCAAGAGCCAATCGCGTGATCACGCCCAAGGCACTTTGCGACGGGACATCCGCACCAGCCGGTCTTCCGGCGCAGGGCGCATGTCCCGGCGCGGCGGCCCCCGGCCGCCCGGGCGGTAGCCCGCAAGGGAGCGCAGCGACCGCCCAAGAACAACCAGGTTGGCGCAGCGGAGGCGCAGCCGTCTTCGGCTCCGCCAGAGCGTCGAACGTTCGAGCACGGTCGTCAGCACAACCCGAACACCAGGAACGCCCGGGCGCCGCGGTCTTCGGCTCCGCCAGAGCGTCGAACGTTCGAGCACGGTCGTCAGCACAACCCGAACACCAGGAACCGCTCTGGCGCAGCCGTCTTCGGCTCCGCCAGAGCGTCGACCGTGCAAGAAACCCCCAAGAGCACAACACGAACACCCGAAATCACCCGCCCACGCGAGGGCCCCCGCCAGAGCGGCCCGCGGCGCTCCCGCACCACGACTTGAACCCAATTCCATCAGGAACTGCCCGCGAACCAAGGGCCTCTGGACGCGGCCAAGAGGCCTATAGACGCGATCTTTGGGCCTATGGACGCGGTCTTTGGGCCTATTGACGCGATCCTTGGGCCTATGGATGTGATCTTTGGGCCTATTGACGCGGTCTTTGGGCCAACGGATGCGATCCTTGGGCCTCCGGACGCCGCCAATAGGCCTCTGGACGCGAACTTTGGGCCTCTGGCCGCGGTCTTTGGGCCGTTGGGCGCGGCCGAACGGCCGATGATGGCGGGGCAAGAGACCCAGGGCCACGATCGGCGCCGCTTCTACACTCGCCCGTGGGGAGCCTCGCCCTCATCCTGGCCGTGCTGGCGATCGCCGTCGGAGCGGCGGCCGAGTTCGCGTCGCGGCGGCACCCGCTGGTGCTGACCGGGCTGGTCCTCAACGGCCTGGCGATGGTGTCGGTGGCGACGCTGTGGGTGATGCGGCGGAACGGGGCTTCGCCCGTGGGCCAGCTCAACAGCGCGGACGGCCGGGACTGGTGGTCGGTGTGGTTCCACCTGTGGCCCGTGTTCGCGCTCGGCCTTTTGGCGTGCTTCCAGATCGCGCTCGTCGTGCTATTCGCCACGATCGTCGTGCTCGTGCGGACGCGGCGACACGCCGAGGGCACGCCCACCCCGCGGCTGCTCCTGGAGCGCCGTGGCCCGGTGCGTGTGGCGGCGGTGGCGATGCTCGCCCACGCCTTGC
It contains:
- a CDS encoding S26 family signal peptidase, encoding MADTPAKPASGSTQSPAQGRDSSRFSIRETFSSIIIAFAMAFVFRAFVIEAFVIPTGSMAPTLLGQHVEVVSDQTGARWQVGPWTDGTRAESRYTVHDPMTASNPPALIESGVAAARSPAYQIDTEVERLRAGDRILVLKYLPIIFEPERFDVVVFKNPTDPTVNYIKRLTGLPGEQWAVVDGDVFTRPLPEGDANPSEADLDQPGGTWAMDGWAIARKPEEAQRAVWMPVHDTARAPVDPIRDGYNWYSPPWKAVSTSGQAFNGWENLDGTTPEHTLPGLTRLEWDTQAWPIVDYYPYNERYRRSGERLTPYQPATFGVGDVRVRMGVEPVGQSLERLAVRIDTRSHAFRAIISGGTARIETRPIETDDTDRWTTMAEAGIDQPPAGEVTDVEFWHADQALWLFVGGKKVAHATYDWGPIERLELATGQPLDARAPIVPPPNTYRSAKPAIALVGPVKLHRLALDRDLYYQSTRGDSQLPVRGSHPSLDLAILDQGQFFVCGDNSASSQDSRLLGEPSPWVSPLGAPAGIVPSELMLGRAFFVYFPAVERRGAVPIPGFGRLRFIW